A window of the Egibacter rhizosphaerae genome harbors these coding sequences:
- a CDS encoding cell wall-binding repeat-containing protein has protein sequence MTTTRTRVSALLLATVVLIVLVSWAATDPAAADESCTGTIGATTIDDNVVVPDGATCTLDGTTVEGNVLVGSGASLTALDAEIDGNIQDDDNNAGDVTVEGTVVHGNIQLEDGAGATVTATRIDGDLQLEANDGALAADDNTIDGNLQANQNTGGLDITDNTIDGNLQCQSNDPAPTGGGNTVRGDAEGQCSDLSGAPDNGDDEDNGEDEGDARPTRRLAGNDRYETAVAISEEAFATGADVVYLARGDEAADALAGKSLSDGPILLVPQCGSLPGAVASEIDRLDPDEVVTLGGSSAVCDAIVEEAAAS, from the coding sequence ATGACCACCACCCGCACGCGCGTGAGTGCCCTGTTGCTCGCCACCGTCGTCCTCATCGTCCTCGTGAGCTGGGCGGCGACCGACCCAGCCGCTGCCGACGAATCGTGCACGGGCACGATCGGCGCCACCACGATCGACGACAACGTCGTCGTGCCCGACGGAGCGACCTGCACGCTCGACGGCACCACGGTCGAGGGCAACGTGCTCGTCGGCTCGGGCGCGAGCCTCACCGCTCTCGACGCCGAGATCGACGGCAACATCCAGGACGACGACAACAACGCTGGCGACGTGACCGTCGAGGGCACCGTCGTGCACGGCAACATCCAGCTCGAGGACGGCGCCGGCGCCACGGTCACCGCCACCCGCATCGACGGTGACCTGCAGCTCGAGGCCAACGACGGCGCGCTGGCCGCCGACGACAACACCATCGACGGCAATCTGCAGGCCAATCAGAACACCGGCGGACTGGACATCACCGACAACACCATCGACGGCAATCTCCAGTGCCAGTCCAACGACCCCGCTCCCACCGGTGGTGGCAACACCGTTCGCGGGGACGCCGAGGGACAGTGCTCCGACCTGAGCGGTGCGCCCGACAACGGCGACGACGAGGACAACGGCGAGGACGAGGGTGACGCTCGACCGACGCGCCGCCTGGCCGGGAACGACCGCTACGAGACGGCGGTGGCCATCAGCGAGGAAGCCTTCGCCACCGGCGCCGACGTCGTCTACCTCGCCCGTGGGGACGAGGCCGCCGACGCGCTGGCCGGCAAGTCGCTGTCCGATGGGCCGATCCTGCTCGTGCCCCAGTGCGGGTCGCTGCCCGGAGCCGTCGCGAGTGAGATCGACCGGCTCGACCCCGACGAGGTCGTCACGCTCGGCGGGTCCTCGGCGGTCTGCGACGCCATCGTGGAGGAGGCGGCCGCCTCGTAG
- a CDS encoding response regulator transcription factor: MTRVLIVEDEARIASFISKGLRAEGYATTVAKDGAAALVSATSDPFDLIVLDLGLPDLDGLEVLRRLRRSGTGVPVLILTARDGVDATVTGLDQGADDYITKPFVFEELLARVRARLREPRSADPGALSAGPVTLDLRTRRATVDGHEVELTAREFALLEAFLRHPGQVLSREQLLSHVWGYDHDPGSNVVEVYVGYLRRKLGDQLIGTVRGMGYRFAG; encoded by the coding sequence ATGACGCGGGTCCTGATCGTCGAGGACGAGGCGCGTATCGCCTCGTTCATCTCCAAAGGGCTGCGTGCCGAGGGCTACGCGACCACCGTCGCCAAGGACGGCGCGGCGGCCCTGGTGTCGGCCACCAGCGATCCGTTCGACCTCATCGTGCTGGATCTGGGATTACCCGACCTCGACGGGCTCGAGGTCCTGCGCCGCCTCCGCCGGAGCGGCACCGGTGTGCCGGTCCTGATCCTCACCGCCCGCGACGGTGTCGACGCGACGGTGACGGGCCTCGATCAGGGAGCCGACGACTACATCACCAAGCCGTTCGTGTTCGAGGAGTTGCTCGCCCGCGTGCGGGCCCGTCTGCGCGAGCCCCGCTCAGCCGACCCCGGGGCCCTGTCAGCGGGCCCCGTGACCCTCGACCTCCGGACCCGGCGAGCGACCGTCGACGGCCACGAGGTCGAGCTGACCGCCCGGGAGTTCGCCCTGCTGGAGGCCTTCCTGCGCCACCCGGGCCAGGTGCTCAGCCGCGAGCAACTGCTCAGCCACGTCTGGGGCTACGACCACGACCCCGGCTCCAACGTGGTCGAGGTCTACGTCGGCTACCTGCGGCGCAAGCTCGGCGACCAGCTCATCGGCACCGTCCGTGGCATGGGCTACCGGTTCGCGGGCTGA
- a CDS encoding sensor histidine kinase — protein MAASMLGESTPGRARGGRLRRFVASVRLRLIAWHVLLLVVGLAVCLIAARAVLLLRLDERIERELTQEVEELRALATGTDPETGEPFGDDAERILEVFFDRNVPQRNEQLLGYIQGTLAEHTPSPPAGVDAAAALGGRFAGLGEPSRGLVDVSGSGRVDYHAVPLLVDGTTEAVFVVVWHRDLEAREVDEVIGVAALVGLIMVVLAAVVVGNLSGRALRPVREVTGTARRITETDLTERLPVEGRDEVSELAHTFNEMLDRLEEAFEHQRQFIDDAGHELRTPITIIRGHLELLPYDEPEDHAATVALVTEELDRMHRMVEELLTLAKAGRPDFLQPEPVDLGDLTRTVHAKARGLASRHWVLEQVAEAVLVADAQRLTQAAVQLASNAAAHTSPQGTISIGSSVTDEAVRLWVRDDGPGIAEQERERLFDRFARGGDRARSGEGAGLGLAIVRAIAQAHGGTVEVAGAPGEGAAFTLVLPPATLPPTEPSVVEPSTGEPSTGEPSTGEPFTGESSTAEPQDTGR, from the coding sequence ATGGCAGCCTCGATGCTCGGAGAGTCGACACCCGGTCGCGCCCGCGGCGGCCGGCTGCGCCGTTTCGTGGCGAGCGTGCGCTTGCGGTTGATCGCCTGGCACGTGCTGCTGTTGGTCGTCGGGTTGGCGGTCTGCCTCATCGCGGCCCGAGCGGTGCTGCTCCTACGCCTCGACGAGCGGATCGAACGCGAGCTCACCCAGGAGGTCGAGGAACTGCGCGCCCTCGCGACGGGCACCGATCCCGAGACCGGTGAGCCGTTCGGGGACGATGCGGAACGGATCCTCGAGGTCTTCTTCGATCGCAACGTCCCCCAGCGCAACGAGCAGCTCCTCGGCTACATCCAGGGGACGTTGGCCGAGCACACCCCCTCGCCCCCCGCGGGCGTCGACGCCGCCGCGGCACTGGGCGGACGCTTCGCGGGCCTCGGCGAGCCCTCCAGAGGCCTCGTCGACGTGTCCGGAAGCGGGCGGGTCGACTACCACGCGGTGCCGCTCCTCGTGGACGGGACGACCGAGGCGGTGTTCGTCGTGGTGTGGCATCGCGACCTGGAGGCGCGCGAGGTCGACGAGGTGATCGGCGTCGCTGCACTGGTGGGGCTCATCATGGTCGTCCTCGCCGCGGTGGTGGTGGGCAACCTCTCCGGCCGTGCTCTGCGGCCGGTGCGCGAGGTCACGGGCACCGCCCGCCGCATCACCGAGACCGACCTGACCGAGCGCTTGCCGGTCGAGGGCCGGGACGAGGTCAGCGAGCTGGCCCACACGTTCAACGAGATGCTCGACCGCCTGGAGGAGGCGTTCGAGCACCAGCGTCAGTTCATCGACGATGCCGGACACGAACTGCGGACCCCGATCACGATCATCCGCGGTCACCTCGAGCTGCTGCCCTACGACGAGCCGGAGGACCACGCCGCAACCGTCGCCCTGGTCACCGAGGAGCTCGACCGCATGCACCGCATGGTCGAGGAGCTGCTGACGCTGGCCAAGGCGGGGCGCCCGGACTTCCTCCAACCCGAGCCGGTCGATCTCGGCGACCTGACCCGCACCGTGCACGCCAAGGCACGCGGGCTCGCGTCGCGCCACTGGGTCCTCGAGCAGGTCGCAGAGGCAGTGCTGGTTGCCGACGCCCAACGCCTGACGCAGGCCGCCGTGCAGCTGGCCTCCAATGCCGCCGCGCACACGAGCCCGCAGGGGACGATCTCCATCGGCTCCTCCGTCACCGACGAGGCCGTCCGTCTGTGGGTCCGCGACGACGGCCCCGGGATCGCCGAGCAGGAACGCGAGCGCCTATTCGACCGCTTCGCCCGCGGCGGCGACCGCGCGCGCTCGGGGGAGGGCGCCGGCCTCGGGCTCGCCATCGTGCGGGCGATCGCGCAGGCCCACGGCGGCACTGTCGAGGTGGCTGGTGCTCCCGGCGAGGGCGCCGCGTTCACGCTCGTGCTTCCCCCGGCGACGCTGCCCCCCACGGAGCCGTCAGTCGTGGAGCCGTCCACTGGGGAGCCGTCGACCGGGGAGCCGTCGACCGGGGAGCCGTTCACCGGGGAGTCGTCCACCGCCGAGCCGCAGGACACGGGCCGATGA
- a CDS encoding aminoglycoside phosphotransferase family protein, whose product MEDSTLRRPEAALWEAYEEPLAAAVEAGGGAVRAARPTEVRYEPSRRTVVRFRCEVDWSGRDASGNASGSGGRRVESYALAHGELPARAARVVGPEGVTLAAWAYPGDPCLPGLPSVCAPEGAAALIRGLSRDHVHSGRVARVVPRVYRPTSRAVLEVIGGGRSLFLKVVPPDQAERLARLHRALERDLPVPGVLGAAPDRGVLALGALPGRTLGTALVDGASVPAPGTVLRPLRGLAGTSTDPAVGAAEPPGVHAARHARLLAAVVPSVGRLARQVAAAADVPWCPDRIVHGDFHDAQVLVSGERVTGLLDLDRVRPGDAIDDLVSLLAHLRVLAWANPRATTNVAAYAARVHELATRRVSAEEVAGRVAGALLGLAGWPFRAQHEAWPVRVRELVRLAAAAAAGHERALIGTSSTVQRGG is encoded by the coding sequence ATGGAGGACAGCACGCTTCGGCGACCCGAAGCCGCTCTGTGGGAGGCGTACGAGGAGCCGCTGGCCGCAGCGGTGGAGGCCGGCGGCGGCGCGGTACGCGCAGCGCGCCCGACCGAGGTCCGGTACGAGCCAAGCCGGCGAACCGTCGTGCGGTTCCGCTGCGAGGTGGACTGGTCCGGTCGGGACGCCAGCGGCAACGCCTCAGGATCCGGCGGGCGGAGGGTGGAGTCGTACGCGCTCGCGCACGGTGAACTGCCAGCCCGTGCCGCGCGCGTGGTCGGTCCCGAGGGCGTGACGCTGGCCGCATGGGCCTATCCCGGGGACCCCTGCCTGCCGGGCCTACCGTCGGTCTGCGCGCCCGAGGGTGCAGCCGCCCTGATCCGTGGACTCTCGCGCGACCACGTTCACAGCGGTCGGGTCGCCCGTGTCGTGCCACGGGTCTATCGACCGACGTCGCGGGCGGTGCTCGAGGTGATCGGCGGAGGGCGTTCGCTGTTCTTGAAGGTCGTCCCGCCGGACCAGGCGGAGCGGCTGGCTCGCCTACACCGCGCCCTGGAGCGGGACCTGCCGGTACCCGGCGTGCTCGGCGCGGCTCCCGACCGGGGTGTGCTCGCCCTCGGGGCCCTGCCCGGGAGGACCCTGGGTACGGCGCTGGTGGATGGCGCATCGGTGCCTGCTCCCGGGACGGTTCTCCGACCGCTTCGCGGGCTCGCTGGGACGAGCACCGACCCCGCCGTCGGGGCGGCGGAGCCGCCCGGTGTCCACGCCGCCCGCCACGCCCGACTGCTGGCAGCGGTCGTCCCATCCGTCGGTCGCCTCGCCCGACAGGTGGCCGCGGCCGCGGACGTCCCCTGGTGCCCGGACCGCATCGTCCACGGGGACTTCCATGACGCCCAGGTCCTGGTCTCGGGCGAGCGGGTCACCGGTCTGCTGGACCTCGACCGGGTCCGCCCGGGGGACGCGATCGACGACCTGGTGTCGCTGCTGGCCCACCTGCGCGTGCTGGCGTGGGCGAACCCCCGCGCGACGACGAACGTCGCGGCCTATGCCGCGCGGGTCCACGAGCTGGCCACCCGGCGTGTGTCGGCCGAAGAGGTCGCCGGTCGAGTCGCCGGGGCGCTCCTCGGGTTGGCGGGGTGGCCGTTTCGCGCACAGCACGAGGCGTGGCCCGTTCGGGTGCGCGAGCTCGTGCGGCTGGCAGCCGCAGCCGCCGCCGGTCATGAGCGGGCTCTCATCGGCACCTCATCGACGGTTCAGCGGGGAGGGTGA
- a CDS encoding TMEM175 family protein, which translates to MEAGWGLLDDGSASRRYRRDSVEFSRVANLSDALFAIAMTLLVLRIEVPDVPADQLAGALADQLPQFIAFLLSFAVVANFWWIHHRFIAVLGVVEPGLIAINLVLLGAVALVPVAGLALLVLTWPAESVVAWRAPPEYRAWG; encoded by the coding sequence ATGGAGGCGGGCTGGGGGCTTCTGGACGACGGCTCGGCGTCGCGACGCTACCGACGCGACTCCGTTGAGTTCTCACGGGTCGCGAACCTGAGCGATGCCCTGTTCGCGATCGCGATGACCCTGCTCGTACTGCGCATCGAGGTCCCTGATGTTCCCGCCGACCAACTCGCCGGCGCGCTCGCGGACCAGCTCCCGCAGTTCATCGCGTTCCTGTTGAGCTTCGCTGTCGTGGCGAACTTCTGGTGGATCCACCATCGGTTCATCGCGGTGCTCGGTGTCGTCGAACCCGGCTTGATCGCGATCAACCTCGTGCTCCTCGGAGCGGTCGCCCTCGTGCCGGTGGCGGGTCTGGCCCTGTTGGTGCTGACCTGGCCGGCGGAGTCGGTCGTTGCATGGCGCGCGCCGCCGGAGTACCGGGCATGGGGATAG
- the gvpJ gene encoding gas vesicle protein GvpJ, whose product MSTATVDRRPASGTLAEVIDIILDKGLVIDAFVRVSLVGIELLTVDIRVVVASVDTYLHFAEATNRLDLREKAEEHDADLQDLVGGMAAEKTEGAIEGAKEEFGEPIESGKEKVKAVFGQDEDAEETEEQED is encoded by the coding sequence ATGTCCACCGCAACCGTCGACCGTCGGCCCGCGTCGGGCACGCTGGCCGAGGTCATCGACATCATCCTCGACAAAGGGCTGGTGATCGACGCCTTCGTGCGCGTCTCGCTGGTCGGCATCGAGCTGCTCACCGTCGACATCCGCGTCGTGGTCGCCAGCGTCGACACCTACCTGCACTTCGCCGAGGCCACCAACCGCCTCGACCTGCGCGAGAAGGCCGAGGAGCACGACGCCGACCTGCAGGACCTCGTCGGCGGGATGGCCGCCGAGAAGACCGAGGGCGCGATCGAGGGGGCGAAGGAGGAGTTCGGCGAGCCGATCGAGAGCGGCAAGGAGAAGGTGAAGGCCGTCTTCGGTCAGGACGAGGACGCCGAAGAGACCGAGGAGCAGGAGGACTGA
- a CDS encoding GvpL/GvpF family gas vesicle protein produces MPYLVHGVSRKLQTTPATDLDVETVRHGPLVALVSPTPDEEALPTRANLLQHTRALERVGEHATVVPMRFGVVVPDLDTLANDYLAPQREQLLATLDRLDGHVELRLRGHYDEAKVIAGILRQDPRAAHLHGRTETDAKIELGERIVAGIDARRGADRHHARAALAPYPAAVVDSGTTETLDAFSLSFLVGRTAREPFDRAVDALGEELAPVIGLELVGPVPPFSFVTEEADAWA; encoded by the coding sequence GTGCCCTATCTCGTCCACGGCGTCAGCCGCAAGCTCCAGACCACACCGGCGACGGACCTGGACGTCGAGACCGTCCGCCACGGTCCGCTGGTGGCGCTCGTGAGCCCGACGCCGGACGAGGAGGCGCTGCCGACCCGCGCCAACCTCCTGCAGCACACCCGGGCGCTCGAGCGAGTCGGAGAGCACGCCACGGTCGTGCCGATGCGGTTCGGGGTTGTCGTCCCCGACCTCGACACCCTCGCGAACGACTACCTCGCGCCGCAGCGCGAGCAGCTGCTCGCAACGCTCGACCGGCTCGACGGCCACGTCGAGCTGCGCCTGCGCGGCCACTACGACGAGGCGAAGGTGATCGCCGGGATCCTCCGACAGGATCCGCGCGCAGCGCACCTGCACGGGCGCACCGAGACAGACGCCAAGATCGAGCTCGGCGAACGCATCGTCGCCGGGATCGATGCACGTCGCGGCGCCGACCGGCACCACGCTCGCGCCGCCCTCGCGCCCTACCCGGCCGCGGTGGTGGACTCGGGGACGACCGAGACGCTCGACGCGTTCTCGCTGTCGTTCCTGGTCGGTCGAACGGCCCGCGAGCCCTTCGACCGCGCGGTCGACGCGCTCGGGGAGGAACTCGCCCCGGTGATCGGCCTGGAGCTGGTCGGACCGGTGCCGCCCTTCAGCTTCGTGACCGAGGAGGCGGACGCGTGGGCCTGA
- a CDS encoding gas vesicle protein GvpG, producing MGLIGSLLTLPVTGPARAGFWVVDQVVAAAEAELYDEGRIVAELRALAAEADAGRITEEEHAAAEEVLLERLMEARARRAHSQETP from the coding sequence GTGGGCCTGATCGGCAGCCTACTGACGCTTCCCGTCACCGGACCGGCACGAGCCGGCTTCTGGGTGGTCGACCAGGTAGTGGCCGCCGCGGAGGCGGAGCTGTACGACGAGGGACGCATCGTGGCGGAACTCCGCGCTCTGGCCGCCGAGGCCGACGCAGGGCGCATCACCGAGGAGGAGCACGCCGCCGCCGAGGAGGTGCTCCTGGAGCGCCTCATGGAGGCACGCGCGCGCCGAGCGCACAGCCAGGAGACGCCGTGA
- a CDS encoding SAP domain-containing protein encodes MKTEDLTKAQLQDELRDRGLRVTGSKQELLERLTSEIGDIDVSSAEQLRELTKSDLQRRLHRAGLPVSGNKDELIGRLSDHAADDSGSSSAQTGQAESSTDTERTQAEDAQPERERAEADAQPERERTEAEDTQPERERTEAEDTQPERERTQAEDAQPERERTEAEDTQPERERAEAEETEAGTRPAREDEGEAAQEETAHEEAAQEEAAEEDTAEEPDADEDVTEDRKQARDRGEYRVEQDPRETVEPLVDLELGPVALDVMGLEVHLNRLHLALTANEGPDHALVGKLLAKIAKLLNDAGLSSVADMLTDSVQKALDALPSPTGDGTDEEGADDGDADDGGLLDTLLAPLRAVRDAVKSVARTISSGNESFTDHATDAVEHAGKASDPRGGTVQSLWQGKKATRDARRAVGALFGKATEAGKDAADKATDAGKDAADKAADVGKDAANTAAETGKQTASQATPAGKQAIENGKQAGKQATETGKQAGKQATETGKQAAQKATETGKQAAQKATDTSEEPEARAGGSGQRASEQATEPAAGDEDALGSPAQDDRGPGRTTNTSAQKAKTALRGTS; translated from the coding sequence GTGAAAACCGAGGACCTCACCAAGGCGCAGCTGCAGGACGAGCTGCGCGACCGCGGACTGCGCGTCACCGGCTCCAAGCAGGAGCTGCTCGAACGGCTCACCTCCGAGATCGGCGACATCGACGTGTCGTCGGCCGAGCAGCTCAGGGAGCTGACCAAGTCCGACCTCCAGCGGCGCCTGCACCGCGCCGGTCTGCCCGTGTCGGGCAACAAGGACGAGCTCATCGGCCGGCTCAGTGACCACGCCGCGGACGACAGCGGCTCATCGTCCGCTCAGACCGGCCAAGCCGAGAGCTCGACGGACACCGAGCGCACGCAAGCCGAGGACGCCCAACCGGAGCGGGAGCGGGCCGAAGCCGACGCCCAACCGGAGCGGGAGCGCACCGAAGCCGAGGACACCCAACCGGAGCGGGAGCGCACCGAAGCCGAGGACACCCAACCGGAGCGGGAGCGGACCCAAGCCGAGGACGCCCAACCGGAGCGGGAGCGCACCGAAGCCGAGGACACCCAACCGGAGCGGGAGCGGGCCGAAGCCGAGGAGACGGAGGCCGGCACCCGGCCAGCGCGGGAGGACGAGGGGGAAGCAGCCCAGGAGGAAACAGCCCACGAGGAAGCAGCCCAGGAGGAAGCAGCCGAGGAGGACACAGCCGAGGAGCCCGACGCCGACGAGGACGTCACCGAGGACCGCAAGCAGGCGCGCGACCGCGGCGAGTACCGGGTGGAGCAGGACCCGCGGGAGACCGTCGAGCCGCTCGTCGACCTCGAGCTCGGTCCCGTCGCCCTCGACGTGATGGGACTCGAGGTGCACCTCAACCGCCTGCACCTCGCCCTCACCGCCAACGAGGGACCCGATCACGCGTTGGTCGGCAAGCTCCTGGCCAAGATTGCCAAGCTGCTCAACGACGCCGGCCTCAGCTCGGTGGCCGACATGCTCACCGATTCCGTCCAGAAGGCGCTGGACGCACTGCCCTCCCCGACCGGCGACGGAACGGACGAGGAGGGCGCCGACGACGGCGATGCCGACGACGGCGGCCTGCTCGACACGCTCCTCGCCCCGCTGCGGGCCGTCAGGGACGCCGTCAAGAGCGTGGCGCGGACGATCTCGTCCGGCAACGAGTCGTTCACCGACCACGCGACCGATGCCGTGGAGCATGCCGGCAAGGCGTCGGACCCGCGCGGGGGGACGGTGCAGTCGCTCTGGCAGGGCAAGAAGGCCACTCGCGACGCGCGTCGCGCCGTGGGAGCGCTGTTCGGCAAGGCCACCGAGGCCGGCAAGGACGCCGCCGACAAGGCCACCGACGCCGGCAAGGACGCCGCCGACAAGGCGGCTGACGTGGGCAAGGACGCAGCCAACACCGCCGCCGAGACCGGCAAGCAGACCGCCTCCCAGGCAACCCCAGCGGGAAAGCAGGCGATCGAGAACGGCAAGCAAGCCGGCAAGCAGGCCACCGAGACCGGCAAGCAAGCCGGCAAGCAGGCCACCGAGACCGGCAAGCAAGCCGCCCAGAAGGCCACCGAGACCGGCAAGCAAGCCGCCCAGAAGGCCACCGACACCAGCGAGGAGCCTGAAGCGCGAGCCGGCGGGTCGGGCCAGCGGGCCTCCGAGCAGGCTACGGAGCCCGCGGCAGGCGACGAGGACGCCTTGGGGTCGCCGGCGCAGGACGACCGCGGCCCCGGGCGCACGACGAACACCTCCGCCCAGAAGGCCAAGACCGCTTTGCGCGGCACCAGCTGA
- the gvpO gene encoding gas vesicle protein GvpO yields MSYQDQTKAELKEELHRRDLRVSGTKHELVERLQGDDRDAERGGASASSGASGGSSAADQSSAQQEGSAESAPQRSGSSSSQGRARLKPLQLTRAAARQLEQLSGRRVDGTSGLEQTEEGSRVLLELVESQRVPPATDVLGTYEVVVDEYGDLVRYERLNRYIRGQVGGGQ; encoded by the coding sequence GTGAGCTACCAGGACCAGACCAAGGCCGAGCTCAAGGAGGAGCTGCACCGACGCGACCTGCGCGTCAGCGGCACGAAGCACGAGCTCGTCGAGCGTCTCCAGGGCGACGACCGCGACGCCGAGCGCGGGGGGGCCAGCGCATCGAGCGGGGCGAGCGGGGGTTCTTCCGCTGCCGACCAGTCCTCAGCCCAGCAGGAGGGCAGCGCTGAGTCGGCCCCGCAGCGCAGCGGGTCGTCCTCGTCGCAGGGACGCGCGCGACTCAAGCCCTTGCAGCTGACCCGGGCCGCGGCCCGTCAGCTCGAGCAGCTGAGCGGCCGCCGAGTGGACGGGACCTCCGGGTTGGAGCAGACCGAGGAGGGTTCGCGCGTGCTCCTCGAGCTCGTCGAGAGCCAGCGCGTGCCGCCCGCCACCGACGTGCTCGGCACCTACGAGGTCGTCGTCGACGAGTACGGGGACCTTGTGCGCTACGAACGCCTGAATCGCTACATCCGCGGCCAGGTGGGAGGTGGGCAGTGA
- the gvpJ gene encoding gas vesicle protein GvpJ: MSDSSNPYMRGSPPTARRSSGPDGLADVLERILDKGLVVAGDIQVNLLDIELITIKVRLLLASADTAQQMGIDWWKHDPFLSGRDRELAQENAILRDRVDALEARLGEKLAPGEPSPSDLVGEGATDRTSTRGQTRPTEALRREARQAASPGSDTSERGRRREEDPSTARPDAVETEEIRVEPAQEGSTLRIETDEAQGEDAIATSGDARIRAEDASEGERYAELSKAQLQSRLRERGLPVSGNKDALIERLRTSSD, from the coding sequence GTGAGCGACTCCTCCAACCCCTACATGCGCGGCTCACCGCCGACGGCACGGCGGTCGAGCGGTCCGGACGGGCTCGCCGACGTCCTCGAGCGGATCCTCGACAAGGGACTGGTCGTCGCGGGCGACATCCAGGTCAACCTGCTCGACATCGAGCTCATCACCATCAAGGTGCGGTTGCTGCTGGCCTCGGCGGACACCGCGCAGCAGATGGGCATCGACTGGTGGAAGCACGATCCCTTCCTCAGCGGCCGCGACCGAGAGCTGGCACAGGAGAACGCGATCCTGCGTGACCGGGTCGACGCCCTCGAGGCGCGCCTGGGCGAGAAGCTCGCCCCCGGCGAGCCCTCCCCCAGCGACCTGGTCGGGGAAGGGGCGACGGATCGCACGTCGACCCGTGGCCAGACGCGCCCGACCGAAGCGCTGCGGCGCGAGGCGCGGCAGGCAGCGTCCCCCGGTAGCGACACGTCCGAGCGTGGCCGCCGACGCGAGGAAGACCCCTCGACCGCCCGGCCGGACGCGGTCGAGACCGAGGAGATCCGTGTCGAGCCGGCCCAGGAGGGCTCGACGCTGCGCATCGAGACCGACGAGGCCCAGGGCGAGGACGCGATCGCCACCAGCGGGGACGCACGGATCCGAGCCGAGGATGCCAGCGAGGGCGAGCGCTACGCCGAGCTCAGCAAGGCGCAGCTGCAGTCACGCCTGCGCGAGCGTGGCCTGCCGGTCAG